Part of the Pseudobacteriovorax antillogorgiicola genome, TACTAGTAGCTAAACCGCCGGAAAATGGCCCCTATTTGAAATATCTCTGCCGCCATCGCCAAACTGTCGAAGAGAATGTTATTGGAGCTTGGAGAACCTGCTTACGAATCCCCTTGGGGCTTTAGAGGAAACACTCGTTTCGGGTGCTCTCATAATACCTAAAGACATCAAACTTCCTTCATTCACGATGGACAAGACTTGTCCATCGTGAACTATTTTCCCAGAAAAAAGCAATTTCTTGAGGTATAGTAGGCCCGGAAAATCTGATTGGCTCGTGACTAGGATGAACAGATGCAATGCCCCAATGATAAATCGCCTCTCTCATATTTCGATCATATCTATAGCTGTTCAAGCTGCCACGGAAGCTTTCACAAGCGCGAAGGACTCGGTCAAAGTCTGTATCATAATTTAGGTGAGATGTTTCGTAAGAGATCTGTTGAGCAGCAAAAAACCTGCCCTCATTGCCAATCCAAAATGCTAGAGATCGAGCACCAAAGTGACGAGCTTCATCTCGATATCTGTCTATCTTGCCAAGGCATATGGTTTGACTATGGAGAGATTCCACACCTTGAACGCTACATCAAGCAAAGGTTAAAGCGCCCCCAGCGCTATCTCGATGTCAAAAAGAGATTACAAGAATCTGCGGTTCAGACTCTCTATAAACGTTATCTCAATACCCCAGGTGATCGGAGTGATCCAAGCAAACTAGAAATCCTTTTTCAAATCTTATCGAGCCTGCCACTGGAGCGAAATTTACGACCGATCAAAACCCCTGTCACCGTGTTTGCATTGATAGCCATTAATATCATGATTTTCGCGCTAAGCTACAACACAGGCTTGGGTGAAGTGTTTCAATCCTGGGCTTTTATTCCTGGGCAATCACCTGCCTTCCCTAATATTCTTTACTCCATGTTTCTACACGGAGGATTTCTTCACCTTTTAGGCAATATGTACTTTTTATGGATCATGGGCGATAATGTGGAAGACTTAATGGGGCCAGCCAACTTCCTCTTGATATATTTTCTTGCTGGCTTTCTAGGTTTTGTCGCATCAGAGATCTCTGGTCCAGCAGGCGTTCCCCATGTGGGAGCAAGCGGAGCGGTGGCAGGTATCATGGCCGCGTACCTCCTGCTATTTCCCAAAGCAAAGTTCCTGCTCCGCTTTTTTCTTGTGATTGTAATTCCGATCTCATCACTATTTTATATTTTGTTCTGGTTCGGCATGAATGTGGTCAATTTTGTGGTTTTCAAGCAGGCTGGGGTTGCCTGGAGCGCTCATATCGTAGGATTTATTGTTGGGTTTATTGGCACTTACATCTTCCGCAAGCGCCACGGCATCATCGACCAGGAATAACCGCACCCTGGTCCTTGCCTACATCAGCTTCTTGATGTCTTTGCCATGGCCAAAGAGCACAAGGATATCGCCCTCTCTCAGGGGAGCATCCACCACAGGCACCCCGATGACTTTCGCATCCCCAGACGCATCCGGTCGCTTTAAGGTCACCAAGTTGAGTTGATGTTCCTCTCGAAGCTTGATGTCTGCCAGGCTCTTGTCGACGAAGATCTCTGGCACTTCCACTTCAAAGAAACCGTAGCCGTCTCCCATATCAATAAATGAAAGGCAGGTGCCAAGGCCCAAGCGATAGGCTAGATTGAAGGCTGAATCCCGCTCTGGAAGAATCTGTTCTTTGATTCCCATAAGAGAGATAACCCGCTCCTGTACCGGATTCATCGTTCGAGAGATGAGCCTCTTCACTCCCAGCTCCTGACAGTGGGCCGTAGTGAGTACAGAACTTTCGAAATCTTCTCCGATAGCAACAATCACCACATCCATGTCCTGAAGCCCCAAGTTTGCCAGGCCCTGCTTGTCTCGACCATCCAATACCACAGGGTGGGCCGAAAAGGGTTCAACGGCGCGAACGCGATCCTCATCGGCATCCACCGCCAGGATCTCGATTCCAGCTTCACTGAGCTTCTCACAAAGACTAGCTCCGAAATGCCCCAGACCGATAATCGCAACTTTATTGACTTTCATACGGTATTCATCTTTCTAAAAAAGTTGTAAATCTTCTTCAAGATAGCGATGTCGCTGTTTGTAATGCTCCATATATAGGCCCACAAGTAGGGTGTATGGACCAATGCGTCCGACAAACATCAGAAGAACGATCAAATACTTGCCCAGATCAGAGAGCTGCTCGGTAACTCCCACTGACAAGCCCACGGTACCGATTGCAGAGACAATTTCAAATGCCAAAGGCAAGGCTTCTAGTTGGGGCTCGATAAAAAAGAGCAGAGCCATAGATGCCGCCGACATCATCATGGTGAGGGTCACAATATTAAAGGAGCGTAGTACAGATTCTGGGCTAATCCGCCGCCTAAAGACATTCAAGCCCTGATGACCCTTGATATGCTGGCGCAAGCTCAGCAATACCACTGCAAAATTAAGGGTTTTAATACCACCACCTGTGGAGCCGGGCGAAGCGCCAATCCACATCAGCATCATAAGAAAGATCAGAGTCGGAGCACTCACTTCAGCCAACGACCACGATGAAAAACCTGCCGTGCGCGTGGTAACAGAGAAAAAGCTGGCGTGAAATAGCTGTTCCCCGAACGGCAGATGAGACAGGGACTCTCGTCCTTCTAGTAAGGCTACCACAACAGTCCCTACCGATAGCAGACATACTGAGGATACCAGGACAAGTTTCGTAGCTACGGATACATTATAAATCCTCATGGGGTAGCGACTACGGGCCTGAGTCACGATTTCCGAAATAACAGGAAAGCCTAAGCCACCGCAGATGATCAAAACCATCAAGATTGCGGAAAAAGCATTGGCACCCATGTGATCGTAACTTCCCTGGAATAAAGTCATCCCAGCGTTACAAAATGCTGATATTGAATGAAAAATACAATGATAGAAAACGTTCATGTCTATAGGCTGATCAAATCCTCGCGCGGCAATGTAAAGAGCTACAGCTCCAATGGCCTCGATACTGATAGTAACGACGATAATTTTGCGAAGCAGATCTCTAACCAAGCCGATGTTATCTTCACTGATCAGCTTTGCCAGAAGGATCTTTTCCTTTACAGAAAGACTGCCGGGAAACAGAGTCATAAACATCATGGTCAGGGTCATGATGCCAAGCCCTCCTGCCTGGATCAGAATTAAGATAAAAAATTGACCCAACGGAGTAAATGTTTCAGCCAAATTAAAAGGCAACAGCCCCGTAACACAGATAGCACTGACTGCAGTGAAGAGAGCATCAGTTACGGAAATCGAATGAACCGTTGCCTTTGGCAATAGTAGTAAGCCAGTACCCAAACCTCCGGCTAAGAGAAAGCTCAGGATCATGATCATCCCTGGATCAAGTGAGGCCCGGCGAAACCACTGATACTTCTTGGCCTGACTAACAAGGGTTACCACAATCAGCATGACCTGAATCACAGCCAGATAGAGCAAGCCAACTTGATCCAGGCGAATTCCTGGAACAAGCCAAGCTAGGGCCCGATTCACTAATGGCAAGTCAGCAAAGTACAGAACAGAAACCAGCAACATGACCAGTTCCAGGGGCTGATGACGAATATAGGCCAGCAAATTGCGATCACCAAAGGTCGCTCGCAAGATAACCTGACCAACAAAAATAGCTAAGGCCAATTCTGTGAGCTGACCGACGATACTCTTGATTTCGGGAGTCAGGAAAAAACCAAAGCGAGCAATAATCAAGATGAGAGCCGTGAGGCTCGTACCCGCCAAGGTAAGATCAAGTATTTGGTTGATCCGGTAAGTTGCAGTAGGGGTGGCCATAAAGTTCCTAAATCAGTTTTAAGCCTCCATCATAAGGAGCTACTCAGTCAGTGGCAATGTAAAATCACCTACCCTTGTCGACTTATGCCAAGTGAACGTGTCTAGAGGTGGTCTCAAAAACTGCCTCCAAAAATTAATTTCTAAGATGATTCAATAGAGCTTAAACTCGCTTTATTGCGTCGGAAGGTAGGGCTGGTGAGAGCATCGCTAACTCAAACTAGTGCCTAGTCAAGCTGAATTCTCGGCTAAGCGACAAGGAGCGAGCGAGGAGAGTACGTGCTGGGTACGGTGACGAGCGAATGACGAAGTCAACAACGCCGAGGCTTCAACTTGGCTAGGCACTAGGACGAGAATTTCCATGATCCAGTATCGCCTCAACAGTAAAAATATAATTGAACGTATCGCAGGTCCCTGGCTTCAAGCCAATGGTAACCAGGGCAAGGTGAGGCCAGAGACTGTTTTGGGACGTAATATTTGGACTTTCTTTCGAGGCACGGAGCTGATCTCACTTTACTCGCAGCTTTTCGACTATGTTCGGCGAACTGAAAAAGTTTACGAAGTCCCGTTTCGCTGCGATAGCAAACAATTCAAACGGCTGATGAAATTACGCATCGAACCTGTACGGCAGCAGGCCAAGGCTCTCGATATTAGCAGCACAGTGCTTCAAGAAATCAAAAGAGAGAGCCTCCCTATCACCGACGAGACAAGGATACCTCCGCAACGTTTTCTGGTATGCGCGATCTGCCAGCGAGCATCTCTTTCAGGCCATGTTTGGTTAGACCTTGAGTCCTTTGCGAAGGATTACCTGATATTTATAGAAAACGCGCCACCCCCTATGGGCGAACGCATTTGCCCCGACTGCTTAAGCGCCCAATTGCCTGCTGACCATATTGTAACGGCACATGGAGATGTGGATCGATTCGATAGGGTACCCCTGATATTATTTTTACACGGTGAGGCTCAGCAGGAGCACCTATTCCGTCTTCAAGCCCCTCCTCGATTAGTAGCGACTGGTCAACTGCTCGATCAAGCACCTCCGTTCTACCTTTTAACTATGATCAAACGACAAAGAGGCCCGTGGGATGTTCGGCAAGTGATGACGATTCTAAACCGGATTAGCCTTTCTTATCCCATCGATATCAAGCGAATCTACCTTACTGGCCTTAGCTCCGGGGGACTCGCCAGCTGGAAGCTTATCAGGACTTATTCCGATGTTTTTGCAGGTGCTGTCATCGCAGCCAGTACTCCCCTTGGTGGCATCAATTTATCTCAGCTGAAAACACCCGTTTGGGTTACCCACGGAGGCCTGGACCTGGCTACGTCTTCCAGCCGAATCCACAGAGTCATGTCGGAGCTTATTGAAAGATCAGCAGAAGTAAAGTGCACGGTTTTTCCTAATCAAGGGCACGATTGTTGGTCATCCACCTACCATCGAAACGAAATATGGCGCTGGCTATTCGAAAAATCACTATAGACTGAAATCTTACACTCTATCCGCGGGGCAGAGGGTTAAGAGAAATTCATTGAATGAATAGTCTAAGCGGTGTACTTTTCCCTGGTTTAAAATAGACTTATTCACACAGACCTTAAGTGAGGGATGGACGATGCACCCCAAAGTCCTTGTAGGCATTGGCTGCTCAGCGGGAGGCCTCGAAGTTTTGCGCTTTTTAGTGTCGCGACTCACCCAGTCCAGCCACAATTCAGTGATTGTCGCCCAGCATATGTCGCCACAGTCCCGAAGCATGCTGACCGACATACTTGCTAGGGATACAGCACTTGATGTGGTGCGGGCTGAAGACGGCATCGAGTTAGAGGCTGGCAAGATCTATGTTTCGACTCCAGTTTATGACATGACTGTGGTAAACAAGCGACTGCGCCTGATCCTCCCCGAGCAGAGAATCGGCCCCAAGCCATCCATCGACGCATTGTTCTGCTCTATTGCCAAGGAGTGGAAGGAAAACTGCGTCAGTATTGTTTTAAGTGGCACTGGTAGCGATGGCGCTTTTGGGACTAAAGCGATCAAAGCCGCTGGCGGGCTGACCGTTGCGCAAAAACCCCATACAGCCCGCTACGATGGAATGCCACGGTCTGCCCTGGCTACGGGGGATGTGGATTTCACCTGGAGCCCCGATAAAATATCCGAGGAGTTGGATCGCCTCGAAGAATTAATGGTTCACCGAACCCAAGAAGAAACACCCCTTCAAGCTCGAGGGGAGAACCCAAGCGAATATGAAAAAGTTTATGAAATTCTGAGGCGCAAGACTAAGGTGGACTTTAGCGTCTATAAGATGAATACTTTCGAAAGGCGATTGAATCGTCGCCTGCTTGCAACCTCGTCGAACCTTGAATCGTACGCCCGTTACCTAGCTTCTGATGATGAAGAGTGGCGCTACTTGTTTCACGATATTCTTATCTCGGTAACGAGTTTCTTTCGCGACTACCAGCAGTTTACGACGCTGACCGATCGATTTTCTGCCTATATCGATCGACACAGGAGCAAGGAATCGATCCGAATCTGGAGCGCAGGCTGCTCCAGCGGAGAAGAACCCTACAGTCTGGCCATCCTTGCCCTTGAGGGCATGCGCAAGCTGAACCTTAGCAACCCGCCGACGTTGCAGATCTTTGCTACCGACATCCATGAGCACACCATGCAGGAGGCACGCCGCGGTAGCTTTTCCAAAGTGTCCCTCGAAGGCCTCAGCGATGAATTGATCGATCGATACTTTGAACAAAACGATACCAACTATCAAATTAAGAAAGATGTGCGGGACCTTGTCCTTTTCGCCCGCCATGATTTAACTATAGACCCACCCTTCATGCGTATGGACCTAATAACCTGTCGAAACGTATTTATTTACTTCGATCAGGACGTTCAGGAACGCATTCTTCGGATGTTTCACTACGCATTAGTACCAACGGGTCTTCTTTTCTTAGGCAAGAGTGAATCCATAAACGCGGGAAAAGACCTATTTCAGGTCTTGGACTCTCAGGCTAAGATCTTCGAGCGGGCCAACATCCCAGCTGATCCAAGTTTTGTTTTCGGCAGTTTTCCAACCCATGATGGGCAAATACCGAAGTATCAAGTTATGAGAAAAAAGAACGAGCAAGACAGCATCACACGAGACATCATTCAAAGCATGGCACCACACAGCCTTATGCTGGATGAAAAATTTCGAGTGCTCGCAATCTTTGGCAAAGCCCGCGGCTTCCTGAACTTCCCTGAGGGAGAGTTCACCATGGAACTTGAACAGCTGTTGGAATTGCCGCTTCGCAATAAAGTTATGACAGTTGTTCATCGCTGTTCCCGATCGATGGATATCACTGAAATCAGCGCTACGATCCCTGATCACGATAGCAGGGAAGAAAGGGTCGTTACAATCCGGGCCTTTCCACTAACGGTGCTCGATAGCAAACGGGTGGTCCTATCATTTGCCGAAAAAGTTCACGTGATCAGCTCTGAGAGCAGCGTCGAACCGATTGAAATCAAGGAATTGGAACAGGAACTTACAGCAACTCGCGAACACCTTCAGACTGTGATTGAAGAGCAAGAGACTGCCAATGAAGAGCTGCAAGCACTCAATGAAGAGCTGCAATCAGCCAACGAAGAGTTACAATCAACCAATGAAGAACTGGAGACATCCAATGAAGAGCTACAATCGACCAATGAAGAGTTGACTACTGTTAATGAGGAACTCAATACCAAGTCTGTACAATTAGCAGACCTATTCCAGTACCTCACCACGATTCAAGATGCCATTCCCAACCCCATCGTCGTCATCGACCATGAATTTCATCTCAAGAAATTCAACTATGCAGCGAAGGCAACCCTAAACCTCAATTCAACCATGGTCGGGTCCAATTTTCGGCTTATCGAAACGGGAATCAATCTTAGCACTATATTTGAAACCATCGAGTTTAGCGTCAAGTATCAAAAAGCAGCGAGCATAAGCCTGAAAGACGTGGGGCGCAGTTTTGATGTGTTTAGCCACCCCCTGATGAATACAGCTGACGAGATCAGTGGCGTGGTTGTAACTTTTCTTGAGAACACTGAACTAACCACTGCACTCCAGCGGGCCCACCAAGTCGAGGGACAGCTTTACTCCATATTGAATAATATTCCTGCCCTCATCTCTGTAAAAAATACCATAGGTCACTACACTTACGTCAATCCGTTCTTCTGTCAGGCGATGCAACGTCACGCTAATGACATCATCAATAAATCCGACGAAGAGATCTTTGGTGCCTCAATCGGCACAAGGCGACGAAACCGTGACTTTGAAGTACTCAAAACAAAGAGCACCGTACTTGAAGATGATGTTTTAATCGCCGATGATGGCACTAGGAGAGTCTACCAGACAGCCTCACTTCCCCTCGAAATCTCGGGAGAGCAACTGGTTTCTATTTGCTCGGTTGCCTTCGATATCACCCATCGAGATTTCACTGAGCGCCAGATCAGAAATTTCCAGCGCTTTGCTCGCTATTCGAACGATCTCTTCTTAGCGTTCGACTGCCAAGACCAGCACTCCCAGCTCGTTTTTGGCGATGAGCTGGTGGCCCAGTTATTTGGCTACGAACAAGAAACCTTTCGCAATGCTTCGATCTTTACAGTTCTCAGCTCTATTGCCAATCTCCAAAGTCAGCAGGACTTAGAACAACTGGCTCGGGATCTAAGCTCTCACGACACCTATGAGTTCACTTTTGAGTTTCAAACCAAGAAGGACCAAATTCGCTTCTTCAAGGCTAAGTCCGCCAAAGTCAACGAGAGCGATCACACCCAACTCCTAATCACAATTGTCGACATTACAGAGGAACGGGAAAATAGCCGCTTAGTTCAGCAGCAGCAAGAAGACCTTCTCAGGGCATCGCGCCTAGCCTCTCTGGGTGAAATGGCTGCAGGGATCGCTCACGAATTAAAGACTCCGCTCAATACTATCCAGGGCTATGTAGATCTCGTTCATGAGTACTCTCGCCATCGAGATGTTGACGAAACCATCAGTGATGCCATGAGCAATATTGAAGATACTGTTTCTAGGATTTCTGAAATCATCGTTGGCCTCAAGTCAATTTCAAGGAATCGAGAGGGAGAAAAAAGCAAGACTTGTAACCTTAAGTCTATCGTTGCCGAAGTTGCGAAAATATGTGAGTACCACCTTAAAAACAAAGGGGTCGAGTTTCGGAATCTGATAGAGGCTGACTTGAAGGTGACCTGCCAACCGACTCAAATAAGCCAGGTCTTGATCAACCTGATTAACAACTCGGTGGATGCGATTTCCCTTTTGCAAGAACGATGGGTCGAAATCGGACTGAAGCAGCAAGATTCTACAATTTTATTACAGGTCACCGATAGTGGAACCGGAATACCTGATTCCATCGCCAGTCAGATCTTGACTCCATTTTTTACCACTAAAAAAGATGGAACTGGCTTGGGTCTAAGTCTTTCGCGGAATATCCTGAAAGCCCATCAAGGGGACCTCTATGTCGATAAGACTTGTAGTAACACCCGATTCGTGGTCTCCTTGCCCATCCATACAGAATAGATAGAATTGTAGTTTCCACACCCTCATGATATGAAGGTTTTATTACTAAATTAATTGAATCAAACAGCCTCTAGTGCCATGGCAGCCTTATCATTATGAGGAAAGTATGAGTTCACTCAAGTTACTAGTGGTGGAAGACTCACACGAATTGGTGCGCATTTGGCGAACTTTGTTTCGAGTTTCCACAGACTTCAAAGTCAAATTCTGCTTATCTGGTTCATGCGCGAAAGAAACCATCTCTGCTGGCTACAAACCGGATGTGGTGCTTACTGATTATTACCTTGGCGACACCAACGGCATTGCCCTGATGGAAGAGATTCGCGAGGCTCGACCCAGCTCTAAGTTTATTGTGATTACAGGCAACACAGAGGACGAGAGGATGCTCAAGATGCATCGCCAGGGGCTTTTCGCTCTTCTGCACAAACCGGTAAAATTTGATCTAATCAAACAAAATATCGAAGCGGTAGCTCGGCAGGGAACATAAAAGGGGGCTTTTCCGCCCCCTTTATGATAGGTCTAGGAATGCTAGCTGCTAAGTTTCATCGCGAGGCTTAAAGTCGCCTGTTGGCACAGCACTCGGCGGTGTCGGTGGTAAAACTTGAGCATTACCATCTGCTTGTGGCACCACATCGTAGCCATGAGTATCAACTTCTGAGTCGACTGTACTGGTACTTAAAGCCTTTGTCGCATCGTAATCGATATCGTAAATGCCAGTGCTCGTATTCTGAGTGAAACACTGAGCTGTGACCAGTGGTCCTTCACCGTTACCTGTGTAGCGATCATCCTTGTCAGCGGAGGTGTTGTTACCAGCAAACGGATGCCAATAACGTTTCGGAAGAAGTTCACCGGAGCCTTCACCATCACTGGCTAACGTGCCTCGGATACTCACGTTCGCAGCACCTGATGTTCCGCAGCCGGAAAGGACGCCCGTGGTGTCGTCTGCAGTAATGTTAAATACAAAGCCACGGGCTGGCTCGTTGAGGCGACCACCTGGGTTTCGCCAGTAGCTGATATTTCCTTCCGCTGTCTCTGCATCGATATCAAACTGAACGTACTTGAAGTTGTTCGACGTGCTGTTTTCGCCTGAATCGGGGATCACATCGTAGTCGACGATCCCTTGGCTATCCAGACCATCGAGAGTTTTTTCTATTGATGCAATCCGAACTTCGAACCGATTCCTCAGATTGCTGTCTGTATCGTACTCCTGAGCGAACTTCACGCTCACGTACTTATTCATGTTTGCGGTATTATTGGGGTCATTACCGCCCTCTTGGAGCTTGGTTGTTGTTGTCGAAGGGCGCTCTTTGAAACTGATCACCCCGCTGGACTCGCCCTCTGTTTCACCTTTTTTGTAGACAAGGGTCATATTGAACGCTTTGCCACCCGGTGCCGCGGAAATCTCAGTCTTGTAGAGACCGTCGCCCAGATTTTCCATGGTAGCAACTTCGAAACCGAGGTCCGCATCCTCCACGGACGCTAGGAAATCCTTGGTCTCACCATCTGCGGGTAACTCAGTGTCACCACCAGCTTTCTTCACTGAGCAAAGAATCCCTGCCACGGTATCCAAGGCACGGTCAACCAACTGGGTGGCATCGAGGACCTCTTGCCTTGCAAATGCAACCATACAAGCTTCACCGTCGCTGTGCTTGCCATCGGTGGTACCGCCGCTACCGGATGGGCCATTATTAAAAGGATTCATATCGTTATCAAACTCGTAGCAAGTGACAGTCTCCTTCGATCGGTCATTGAACAAACCCGTGGCGAAGCATTCAGAATCGGCTCCACCCTGCAATATTTCCTGGCGAGCCTCGATTTTCTCTTCCGGCGGCTTCTCCTTTGACGTCGTTCCCGCATCCTGGAGAGCTAGTGTCGTGGTTGTTTCGTTAGGAAATACGGACAGCGCTAGGGCCGATGGATAGGCGGCTGTGAGAGGGTTCTCTGCCTCTAGTTCTTCAACGGTGTCGACCTCACCATCATCAGAACTTGCATCGCTATCCTCATCGTCATCAGTGCTACAACTTATGGCTGCTGCTAGAAAGCTTACCAAGACGAACGTTTTGGTAAAGCCCTTGCTCTTCTTTAGAATCACGCTCCTATCCTCCTTAAGGAATCTTTATTATCCTTCAAAGTTCTCGACGTCTTTGCCAAATATTTTAGGGAATCAGAAAAAATATAAATAAAGGAAAATTTAGGCTATGGATTCGATCACCTAGATGAACTAGCTAGGAATCCTGACTCGCATTAACTCAAGAATAAATCTCGTTACCAGCTCTGGAGTTAGGTTTTTCCTGAAGCCTCATTACGAAATGGTATAACTAATAAGAATCTTTCTTAGTACTATTAAGGCACACCTATAGAAACGGCTTACTAACAAAGACCCATTCATCACTATCAAACGATCGCTTAATGAATTCAATAGATCTATACCGTCTGGTAAAAAGGTCGTTTCTTTGAAATCAACCCTGAGAAAAAGAGAAATTCCCACCTTAGGTATCTTAATACAAGTTTAACGAAGTTCGGTTGATCTCTACCACGGTTTCCATTACAAAATCCAAACTAGGGAAAAATTTTTTACTTGGGAGATTCAGTCATGAAGCTATGGACACCAGCCATCGCCCTCATCCTTGCAGGATGTGGGGCTTCTCAAAATCCTTCGTCTTTAGACGAGGCTTGGGATACGCGAAACGATCCGATCATTATGGACA contains:
- a CDS encoding rhomboid family intramembrane serine protease; its protein translation is MQCPNDKSPLSYFDHIYSCSSCHGSFHKREGLGQSLYHNLGEMFRKRSVEQQKTCPHCQSKMLEIEHQSDELHLDICLSCQGIWFDYGEIPHLERYIKQRLKRPQRYLDVKKRLQESAVQTLYKRYLNTPGDRSDPSKLEILFQILSSLPLERNLRPIKTPVTVFALIAINIMIFALSYNTGLGEVFQSWAFIPGQSPAFPNILYSMFLHGGFLHLLGNMYFLWIMGDNVEDLMGPANFLLIYFLAGFLGFVASEISGPAGVPHVGASGAVAGIMAAYLLLFPKAKFLLRFFLVIVIPISSLFYILFWFGMNVVNFVVFKQAGVAWSAHIVGFIVGFIGTYIFRKRHGIIDQE
- a CDS encoding potassium channel family protein, with translation MKVNKVAIIGLGHFGASLCEKLSEAGIEILAVDADEDRVRAVEPFSAHPVVLDGRDKQGLANLGLQDMDVVIVAIGEDFESSVLTTAHCQELGVKRLISRTMNPVQERVISLMGIKEQILPERDSAFNLAYRLGLGTCLSFIDMGDGYGFFEVEVPEIFVDKSLADIKLREEHQLNLVTLKRPDASGDAKVIGVPVVDAPLREGDILVLFGHGKDIKKLM
- a CDS encoding TrkH family potassium uptake protein, which codes for MATPTATYRINQILDLTLAGTSLTALILIIARFGFFLTPEIKSIVGQLTELALAIFVGQVILRATFGDRNLLAYIRHQPLELVMLLVSVLYFADLPLVNRALAWLVPGIRLDQVGLLYLAVIQVMLIVVTLVSQAKKYQWFRRASLDPGMIMILSFLLAGGLGTGLLLLPKATVHSISVTDALFTAVSAICVTGLLPFNLAETFTPLGQFFILILIQAGGLGIMTLTMMFMTLFPGSLSVKEKILLAKLISEDNIGLVRDLLRKIIVVTISIEAIGAVALYIAARGFDQPIDMNVFYHCIFHSISAFCNAGMTLFQGSYDHMGANAFSAILMVLIICGGLGFPVISEIVTQARSRYPMRIYNVSVATKLVLVSSVCLLSVGTVVVALLEGRESLSHLPFGEQLFHASFFSVTTRTAGFSSWSLAEVSAPTLIFLMMLMWIGASPGSTGGGIKTLNFAVVLLSLRQHIKGHQGLNVFRRRISPESVLRSFNIVTLTMMMSAASMALLFFIEPQLEALPLAFEIVSAIGTVGLSVGVTEQLSDLGKYLIVLLMFVGRIGPYTLLVGLYMEHYKQRHRYLEEDLQLF
- a CDS encoding dienelactone hydrolase family protein, which encodes MIQYRLNSKNIIERIAGPWLQANGNQGKVRPETVLGRNIWTFFRGTELISLYSQLFDYVRRTEKVYEVPFRCDSKQFKRLMKLRIEPVRQQAKALDISSTVLQEIKRESLPITDETRIPPQRFLVCAICQRASLSGHVWLDLESFAKDYLIFIENAPPPMGERICPDCLSAQLPADHIVTAHGDVDRFDRVPLILFLHGEAQQEHLFRLQAPPRLVATGQLLDQAPPFYLLTMIKRQRGPWDVRQVMTILNRISLSYPIDIKRIYLTGLSSGGLASWKLIRTYSDVFAGAVIAASTPLGGINLSQLKTPVWVTHGGLDLATSSSRIHRVMSELIERSAEVKCTVFPNQGHDCWSSTYHRNEIWRWLFEKSL
- a CDS encoding CheR family methyltransferase, coding for MHPKVLVGIGCSAGGLEVLRFLVSRLTQSSHNSVIVAQHMSPQSRSMLTDILARDTALDVVRAEDGIELEAGKIYVSTPVYDMTVVNKRLRLILPEQRIGPKPSIDALFCSIAKEWKENCVSIVLSGTGSDGAFGTKAIKAAGGLTVAQKPHTARYDGMPRSALATGDVDFTWSPDKISEELDRLEELMVHRTQEETPLQARGENPSEYEKVYEILRRKTKVDFSVYKMNTFERRLNRRLLATSSNLESYARYLASDDEEWRYLFHDILISVTSFFRDYQQFTTLTDRFSAYIDRHRSKESIRIWSAGCSSGEEPYSLAILALEGMRKLNLSNPPTLQIFATDIHEHTMQEARRGSFSKVSLEGLSDELIDRYFEQNDTNYQIKKDVRDLVLFARHDLTIDPPFMRMDLITCRNVFIYFDQDVQERILRMFHYALVPTGLLFLGKSESINAGKDLFQVLDSQAKIFERANIPADPSFVFGSFPTHDGQIPKYQVMRKKNEQDSITRDIIQSMAPHSLMLDEKFRVLAIFGKARGFLNFPEGEFTMELEQLLELPLRNKVMTVVHRCSRSMDITEISATIPDHDSREERVVTIRAFPLTVLDSKRVVLSFAEKVHVISSESSVEPIEIKELEQELTATREHLQTVIEEQETANEELQALNEELQSANEELQSTNEELETSNEELQSTNEELTTVNEELNTKSVQLADLFQYLTTIQDAIPNPIVVIDHEFHLKKFNYAAKATLNLNSTMVGSNFRLIETGINLSTIFETIEFSVKYQKAASISLKDVGRSFDVFSHPLMNTADEISGVVVTFLENTELTTALQRAHQVEGQLYSILNNIPALISVKNTIGHYTYVNPFFCQAMQRHANDIINKSDEEIFGASIGTRRRNRDFEVLKTKSTVLEDDVLIADDGTRRVYQTASLPLEISGEQLVSICSVAFDITHRDFTERQIRNFQRFARYSNDLFLAFDCQDQHSQLVFGDELVAQLFGYEQETFRNASIFTVLSSIANLQSQQDLEQLARDLSSHDTYEFTFEFQTKKDQIRFFKAKSAKVNESDHTQLLITIVDITEERENSRLVQQQQEDLLRASRLASLGEMAAGIAHELKTPLNTIQGYVDLVHEYSRHRDVDETISDAMSNIEDTVSRISEIIVGLKSISRNREGEKSKTCNLKSIVAEVAKICEYHLKNKGVEFRNLIEADLKVTCQPTQISQVLINLINNSVDAISLLQERWVEIGLKQQDSTILLQVTDSGTGIPDSIASQILTPFFTTKKDGTGLGLSLSRNILKAHQGDLYVDKTCSNTRFVVSLPIHTE
- a CDS encoding response regulator, coding for MSSLKLLVVEDSHELVRIWRTLFRVSTDFKVKFCLSGSCAKETISAGYKPDVVLTDYYLGDTNGIALMEEIREARPSSKFIVITGNTEDERMLKMHRQGLFALLHKPVKFDLIKQNIEAVARQGT